The Methanosarcina barkeri MS DNA window TTTCTGAAGCCTTAAGGAAAGTTATCGCACTATAACCGTATCTGACTCCGATTTCCAGTATAGACGTTGGGCGGATCATTTTTGCAATTGCAAATTTCATGCGGTAATAATCAACCCACTCATTGAATAGATCTGATAATTTATCCCCAGGAAATACATAATTCCTAAAATCGTAGTTAGTATGGTTATAAATAGAGATTAACTCATCCATCATACTCCGTTCTCCAGAAAGCAATTTATTAGCGCAAGTGATTAACAGTTTATATGATTACTTTTCATAATGAATACTAATAGACTAACAATTTGATTTAGTTTGCATATTTTATAAGTGAGTGATAGTAGAATAATAATAATTTGATTTAGATTGAATATTTCATATAAGTAATAGTTGAATAATAATTCGATTCTTTTAATACATCACACTTTCCATTTATAAGTACAGGAGTATTACAGAGCCAGGACTCGAGAAAGGACATGGATAAACTTTCGTACTTTTGAGGGCATTATTAATATTTTTGCCGATTTGATCCCGTTAAACTTTTCTTGATTCTTCACTGTTTTGTGTGGATTGAAAATAATTGCTTAGTTATAAAGTATTCAGACCAAATTGGAAAATATCAAGCTTGAATGTGATTTTCAGCAACAACTGCTTCTCTATTTAATATATGTGACTTCAACATTTGGCATGAAAGTGCTTGAAATAACTTTCATATTTTTGTGCATGTTATTCAACGAATTTCATGCTCGTTTAGAAACTAAATGGAAGTTACCCACTCGAAACAGCGAAGATTCACTATTTCCAAAATAACCCAATGGAATTCTCTAGGGAATTAACATATCGTACAGTTGCAAAAAAGAAATGCAAGAGACTTTAAACACATATGTTATTTTATTAATATGATCTCTCTAAAATTAGGAAAACTAAAATTTGAGTTACCCACATGAAATAGTGAAGAGCCAACATTAATTTAAAAGCAAAATCATCAAAAAAATATATGAATTAAATGTTGATCTGCCAAATGCAAGATAAATATTCAAATGCGAGCTTGTAGTGGAATTCGGTACCTTCGTTAACTTCCAGGCCGTAATGCTAGACTACAAAAGTTAGCTTATTTTTTTAATATTACTTCACCTTGGATAATATTCTTTCAAACTGAGTGATTATTTTTTCCCTTTTGAAATCATCCAATCTACCTTTCTGTTTCTTGACAATAATTGATCGTAGTCTTTCATCCTCTACCAATAAATTTACCATCTCAGCAATTTCACAATAATTCTTTTTGTTAACCAGAATTCCCGTATTCTCAAGAGTGAAGGGGATAGCTGTAGAGTTGTACGCTATAATTGGAACTTCAAAGTACATACTTTCCAGTACAGGAACACAAAAGCCTTCGTGTTCACTCATACAGATAAAAACATCAGCTAGTTTATAGTAAGAAATCAGGTCGTTAAATTTGATCTTACCTAATAAATGAACATCTTTTAGATTTAAGTTCTGGATCAGCTTTTTCAAATAATCTGAATAAATTTCACAGCCTTCATAGCTGCCTGCCAGGAAAAGCCTTGATTTTGGGTTAATACGTTTATAATAATAAAATATTTTTATTATATCTTCCTGTCTTTTATGCGGGGTTACTCTCCCCACAAATAAGAGATTCACAAAATCATCATTATATTTCGACAGCAATTTTTCGTTTGGGTTTCTGTATTCATTAAAGTCCACTATTATAGGTAAAACATCGGTATTTTTAAATCCCATTTTTTGAAGTTCCAGTCTGTTGAATTCGGAAACGCCAACAGCAAGGTCTATGTGGTCAACAAGTGACCTGAGTTCATTTTTTCCATTTTCCAGTAAGTTTACAAGAGTCTCGTTGACTCCAATAAAATAGTCAGGCGGGGTAATATTATGGTAAATCATTATCTTTTTGTCGGGAAGTTTTGTAACAAATTCCGAAACTTCGGAACCGATGGAAAAGTGAAAAATTAATATGTTTTCTTTTGAAGAAACCTTCTTATATTCGGTATAATTTTTTGCGTCAATTCCAGGATGTATATTTTGAGCATATATTTCGGATTTATATCCCCATTTATTCAGAACGCTTTTTATTTCTCGGACTTCATTGCCTATGGCATCTCCTGGAGAAATTGTTGGTAAGATCTGGTGAATCTCCATTTTCAAAAACTCCCTAAAAAGTCAATATATTTTTCTACAATTTTATCCCAGCTAAAATTATCAATAACATACGACATCCCGTTCTCAGCCATAATCTTTCTGATAGCAGGGTTTCCCAGATAGAAATCGAGGCACCCTTCAAATTCATAATAGTCATTAAAATAAAGTCCACCATTACATTTGATACAGTGGTCTTTAGTTACGGCGCAATTCCCATGTACCAGTACAGGGGATTTACATAACCACGACTCCATTATTACAATAGAAAAACTTTCATTCAAAGAGGGCTGACACAAAAAAGTAGCCGCTGCATATGCATCATACTTATCCTGAAGTGGTACAAACCCCAGATCAATAATGTCATTTCTACTTTCAGAGGGTATTTCTATTGTTCCACTACCAATAAGAACGAGCTTTAATTCATTCTTTCTATGCTTTTTATATCTGGTAAAAAAATCAATTAGAAGAGGAACATTTTTCCCGGCTTCCTTCCTTCCTGCGTAAAGAATGAAGTCAGTTTTAATGCCGTATTTCTCCCGGAATCGGTCTGGATTATACACAAAATCCATATCAATTCCCTCTCCTAAAACAGTCTGCATGTTATTTAGGTTATAAAGATGATTCGCTAATATTTTTTCAGGAGATGCATGAAAAATAATGCCTTTGACATTTTCAAACATAGTCTTATAAATATTCAGGTAAGCGTAGCTTTCATCATGAAGGCATGGAATTATAACTGATTTTTCAGGGTATATGCAGGATCCATAGTAAGTCGTACCGAACATATATGGAATAAATAAAAAGTAATCGTAATCTGTACCATGTTCAGCAATATAAGAATAGAGACCGGGGCTGTTAACCATTTCCCGCATAAACGTTTTCTCTTCATCGGGAGATATCTCAAGACCGCGCATAAGTTTATAGTTTATTTTATCAAAACGGGCAGTATCTCTTTTCCTTACTGAAAATCTGTGTATACTGACCCCATTTAAATTATAAATCCCCTCTTCATAAAAGTCAGTGCTCCAATCACTCAAGAATTCTTTGACGCAAGTAGTAAGTATTTCAACTTCAATACCGTGTTTTTGCAGGTTTTCAACTGTTCTTCTGCATTCACTTTCTGCTCCGCCAGGAATGTTCCCGTACCAAGGAGTTACAAACGCTAGTTTCATAGTAATTTATCCCCGGATCACATAACATAAAATTATGATAATAATTCAAACATTATTTAGTCCCTCATTTTTTTCCGATGACCGCATAATCCTGTGCTCCGTATAAAGTGTTGTTTAACATATTGACGTTTTGATTATAAGTTTCAAACAGGACTTTCTCTCTGTCTTTTAGGTCATCAAAGTCCGGCAACTTCTTTAATCTCATACTGTCTGGAACGGGAGAAATAAATTTCGTCTCAATTTCGCGGAAATTAACTGCACTTAATAAAAACTTGAGTGTTTCGGGATGTACTGGTTTTATATGAGTAAAATCAATATAAAAATTGGTAAAAGAAAAGAATGATAGAGGATTTACAGTCTCTACTATTAAATAAAAACCATACTTAAGCTTCTTGTTGCAAAGGTTTAACATTTTGATAAGATAATTAGGAGCCAGATGTTCAACTACCTGACTGATGAAAATTCCATCCAGGCTTTTGTCTTCCATAGTTTGAAGAGTTTCAATTGCATCCTTTAACTCTACATTAAAACCTTTTGATTTGCAGAAACTAATCATATCTTCATCGATATCTATTCCCTTCGCAACGATATCGTTCTGTCTGGCTAGTTCCAGAAATTCCCCTCTTCCACAACCGATATCCAACACATTTTTACAATCCTTGAAGTAATCTAAAAATGCTTTTTGATGCTGTTGAATGTGATCCCTTGAGCCTCTGAACTGTTCTTCAAATGCGTAATAATTTATTTCAGATTCATTGTTTTCAGATTCATTGTTTTCAGGTTTCTGTACCTTATGATTCTGCAAGTTTTTTTTTAAGCTGTTCTCAAGCACACTGTTAAGCCAGATTTTGTTATTCAGATCCAAATCAATTGCAGAAATAACGCTATTAACTTCAGATTTGATATTTTGGGAAGAATTTACTTTTAAATGCTCAAGCTCGGTTTTTAAATATCCTGCATCTGTTTTTAAAGATTTAACATCAATTTTTAAACTTTTTGCATCGATATTTAGGCGTTCAAAATCAGTGTTCAAATTTCCGACATCAGTTTTTAAATCTTTAACCACATCTGTAACGCCAAAATTAAATTTTCTTTGTTTTTGGAAAACTGGATCAACATATCTCTGGACCTCTCCATGGACCATTTTTCTTCCTTCTACAAGAAACTTTCCTATGACTGGACGATGAGAACTTATTGTATAACTTTCATTGCAGATGTCACTATAATTTATAAATTCAAGACCTTCAGGAATATCTATTTTTATAGGGGAAGCTGCAGAAAATGTTTCACTCATTATTTCCGGTTCATTTTCTGTATAAATACCCTCTTTTTTTCTCTTATCTATGTTCTCACGGATTTTTTCCATGATCTTCTCGATATCTACCTCTTCGTCCTTAATTTCCAGTGTATCCAATTTAGATTCCTCAATGAACTTAATTATTTATATGGATTCATTTTCAGAGTTTTCCAGAGTATATGTTTATTGGATATGGCACAAAGTCTGTTAATCCGAAGCTACGCTTATTTATCGACATCTCTTATTTCTTAAGACAGCATGTTCATTTTCGGCATCTGTTTCAACAGAAAAATTATTTATTTAATCAAAAACACTGTCGTTTTTTATCGAGTAATGTTTATAACTCTTTACCGGATCCTTTTTGAATTTTTATTTTTGGTTTCATATTGAAAACTCCGGTATAGATAATTGCACTATCATTAGGAATTACTTTTAAAACCTCTATATCGTGAGCCATAAGCAAATATTCTTCAAAAGCATCTTTTCCGTATCCCTTATTTGCCACACCAACAGAGAATGAATAGTCTCCTGCCGAGAGTGGAATAAAGAATTCCCAGATTAGTTCTGCAATCTGCCCTTTTTTTAGAGTAAAAGTTTTAATGCCACTACAATATGTATTTGTTTCAAATACTGATACACCCAGATTGTTTCTAACGTGAAGGCCAAAGTGAGGATCAGATAATTCTTTTAAGGCCTTGACTTGATATATAACTTTAATTACCTGTTCACTCTCAGTGTATAATATTTCCTCGTTTTTTGAGTTCAGAATTTTAAAGGAAATAAGTTCAACTTCCCCTGTTGAAGCATTCGGATTTTTTCGACCTGTACAATCTTTCGTATCAGCTATGTCATATACTTTTACTTCTGTATCTCCCATGTGTGCTTTTTGTAAAATCATTCCATGATAATAATCAATTATATCTTTTGGGTCGCCGGAACTAAGCATATGACCGTGATCTAATAACATTGCTGAATCACATACAATTTTTACAGCATTCATGTCGTGAGATACAAAAATAATGGATCCGCCACTGTTTTTAAATTCCAGAATCTTTCTCATGCATTTTTGCTGAAAATATGCGTCTCCGACAGATAGCGCTTCATCTACCAAAAAACACTTTGGTTCTGCATGCATTGCTATTGAGAATGCAAGCCTCATAAGCATACCCGATGAGTATGTTTTGATCGGGTCATAAATAAAATCCCCAAGCTCTGTGAAATCAATAATCTCGTCTTTTTTCTTTTCAATTTCGCTTTTATCCATTCCTAGAAATGTCCCATTCATGAATATATTTTCAATGCCTGTAAGTTCTTGATCAAAACCTGTTCCCAGTTCAAGTAAACCGGTGATTTTTCCGTCTACTTCTATCAAGCCCTCGTCAGGAAGCATGACACCAGAAAGTACCTTTAATAGAGTAGATTTGCCAGCTCCATTCTGTCCTACTACCCCGAGGGTTTGTCCTTCCTTCACTTCAAAAGAAATATTGTCTAATGCAGTGATCTCTCTATGGTATTTTTTCTTTAAGATTTTCTCTTTTAATCTGTCAGTGGGTGTATGATACAACTTGAACTTTTTTGAAACACCTGATACTTTGAT harbors:
- a CDS encoding glycosyltransferase family 4 protein, coding for MKLAFVTPWYGNIPGGAESECRRTVENLQKHGIEVEILTTCVKEFLSDWSTDFYEEGIYNLNGVSIHRFSVRKRDTARFDKINYKLMRGLEISPDEEKTFMREMVNSPGLYSYIAEHGTDYDYFLFIPYMFGTTYYGSCIYPEKSVIIPCLHDESYAYLNIYKTMFENVKGIIFHASPEKILANHLYNLNNMQTVLGEGIDMDFVYNPDRFREKYGIKTDFILYAGRKEAGKNVPLLIDFFTRYKKHRKNELKLVLIGSGTIEIPSESRNDIIDLGFVPLQDKYDAYAAATFLCQPSLNESFSIVIMESWLCKSPVLVHGNCAVTKDHCIKCNGGLYFNDYYEFEGCLDFYLGNPAIRKIMAENGMSYVIDNFSWDKIVEKYIDFLGSF
- a CDS encoding class I SAM-dependent methyltransferase — its product is MDTLEIKDEEVDIEKIMEKIRENIDKRKKEGIYTENEPEIMSETFSAASPIKIDIPEGLEFINYSDICNESYTISSHRPVIGKFLVEGRKMVHGEVQRYVDPVFQKQRKFNFGVTDVVKDLKTDVGNLNTDFERLNIDAKSLKIDVKSLKTDAGYLKTELEHLKVNSSQNIKSEVNSVISAIDLDLNNKIWLNSVLENSLKKNLQNHKVQKPENNESENNESEINYYAFEEQFRGSRDHIQQHQKAFLDYFKDCKNVLDIGCGRGEFLELARQNDIVAKGIDIDEDMISFCKSKGFNVELKDAIETLQTMEDKSLDGIFISQVVEHLAPNYLIKMLNLCNKKLKYGFYLIVETVNPLSFFSFTNFYIDFTHIKPVHPETLKFLLSAVNFREIETKFISPVPDSMRLKKLPDFDDLKDREKVLFETYNQNVNMLNNTLYGAQDYAVIGKK
- a CDS encoding glycosyltransferase family 4 protein, which gives rise to MEIHQILPTISPGDAIGNEVREIKSVLNKWGYKSEIYAQNIHPGIDAKNYTEYKKVSSKENILIFHFSIGSEVSEFVTKLPDKKIMIYHNITPPDYFIGVNETLVNLLENGKNELRSLVDHIDLAVGVSEFNRLELQKMGFKNTDVLPIIVDFNEYRNPNEKLLSKYNDDFVNLLFVGRVTPHKRQEDIIKIFYYYKRINPKSRLFLAGSYEGCEIYSDYLKKLIQNLNLKDVHLLGKIKFNDLISYYKLADVFICMSEHEGFCVPVLESMYFEVPIIAYNSTAIPFTLENTGILVNKKNYCEIAEMVNLLVEDERLRSIIVKKQKGRLDDFKREKIITQFERILSKVK
- a CDS encoding ABC transporter ATP-binding protein, whose product is MIKVSGVSKKFKLYHTPTDRLKEKILKKKYHREITALDNISFEVKEGQTLGVVGQNGAGKSTLLKVLSGVMLPDEGLIEVDGKITGLLELGTGFDQELTGIENIFMNGTFLGMDKSEIEKKKDEIIDFTELGDFIYDPIKTYSSGMLMRLAFSIAMHAEPKCFLVDEALSVGDAYFQQKCMRKILEFKNSGGSIIFVSHDMNAVKIVCDSAMLLDHGHMLSSGDPKDIIDYYHGMILQKAHMGDTEVKVYDIADTKDCTGRKNPNASTGEVELISFKILNSKNEEILYTESEQVIKVIYQVKALKELSDPHFGLHVRNNLGVSVFETNTYCSGIKTFTLKKGQIAELIWEFFIPLSAGDYSFSVGVANKGYGKDAFEEYLLMAHDIEVLKVIPNDSAIIYTGVFNMKPKIKIQKGSGKEL